In Microbulbifer agarilyticus, the DNA window TCTCCTTTCAATTGTGGCATTAGCCTCGGAATTTCTTTGCCCATGATCACCGGAATCATCTGGAAGGTAGATGCATTACCGATACCAGTGAGGAAGAACAGGGCAATGAAGCAGCCGAAGAAGCCCCAGAAGGCACCGGACATTTCATTGTTGTTGAGGAAGTAGATTACCCCGAGGGTAGCCACAATCATCAGTGCGAAGGTCCAGAAAGTTACCCGTGCACCACCATACTTATCCGCTAGCCAGCCGCTACCGGCACGGCTCAACGCGCCAACAAATGGGCCGAGGAATACCAGGTGCAGGGTATTCACATCCGGGAATTCGAGTTTGGCCAGTAGCGGGAAGCCGGCGGAATAGCCGATAAAGCTACCGAAAGTACCGGTGTACAGAATACACATCAGCCAGTTGTGCTTGCGTTTGAAGATGATGGCCTGGTCGCTGAAGCTGGAGCGGGCATCGGCAATATCATTCATGCCCACCCAGGCGGCGATGGTCGACAGGATAATCATCGGCACCCAGATAAACCCGGCATTCTGCATCCATACCTTGGTGCCTTCACTGGTGGACTGCGGCTCGCCGCCGAGCACGCCAAACACGCTGATGGTAATCACAATCGGCACCAGGAACTGCATCAACGATACACCGAGGTTACCAAGCCCCGCATTCAGTGCCAGCGCGTTACCTTTCTCCTTGTCTGGGAAGAAGAAGGCGATGTTCGCCATGGATGAAGCAAAGTTACCGCCACCGAAGCCACAAAGCAGCGCCAGGATCAGGAAGATAAGGAAGGGGGTGTCGGGGTTCTGTACCGCATAGCCCATACCAATGGCGGGGAGTAACAGCGATGCTGTGGATAATGTTGTCCACAATCGCCCGCCAAAGATCGGCACCATAAAGCTGTAAAATATACGCAGCGTGGCGCCGGAAAGCCCCGGCAGCGCGGCCAGCCAGAATAGTTGCGAAGACGTGAAGTTAAACCCGATCGCGGGGAGTTTGGCGACGACTACAGACCAAACCATCCACACCGCGAATGCCAGCAGCAGGGCGGGGATGGATATCCACAGATTGCGCCGGGCGATGGCGCGCCCCTTGGTTTCCCAGAACTCTTCGTCGTCTGGGTGCCATTCCTTGAGCACCGTTTCCTTCATGGTACTTTCCCCTTTGTTGAGCAGTTCCTGTGCCTTCTGCTCGGTTACTGCGGTGGATACTCGTTCACTATCGGTTTCTGTCCGGAATTCTGTTTCGTGTGCGCTGTGGTGATCCTCGGCCTGAATCGCGAGGTGCATCCAGATCAGCGAGAACACGACGATGGCAAACAGAATCGCAAAGCAACTGGTATAGATGCCCGTAAGATCCAATGCCATACCAAAAATTATAGGGAGGATAAATCCACCCAGCCCGCCAATCATGCCAACCAGCCCGCCAACGGAGCCCACATGGTGGGGGTAATACACGGGGATATGCTTGAAAACGGCGGCCTTACCCAAGCTCATAAAGAAGCCGAGAATGAATAGGGTGACCACAAACGGCCACAATCCCATTTCTGTGGAGAAGGTGAGTGGGCCATTTTTGGTCTGGATGATGTACTGGGTCGGCGGGTACGACAGCATAAACAGCAGAAACAGCGAAAACCCGAAGGTCCAGTACATAACCGACCGCGCTCCATAGCGATCGGACAGGTGCCCGCCATAGGCGCGAAACAGCGATGCGGAGAGGGAGAAGGCCGCGGCACACATGCCAGCGGTTTTCAGGTCCACCTTGTAAACGTCGATCAGGTAGTGCGGCATCCACAGTGCCAGCGCAACAAAGCCGCCAAATACAAAGAAGTAATACAGCGAGAAGCGCCACACCCGAATATCTTCGAGCGGCTCAAATTGCTCTGTAAGCGAGATTGGTTTGGTACCCGCAGCTCTTCGTGCCACCAGTTGTGGCTCATCTTTGGCGAAAAGGTAAAAAATCACCGCCATCAGGGCGAGTGCGCCGGCCCAAACATACGCTACTGCATGCCAGCCAAAGGCAACCAGAATGAAAGGCGCTAGAAATTTTGTGACCGCCGCACCCACATTACCCGCACCGAAGATGCCCAGTGCCGTGCCCTGGCGTTCTGCCTCAAACCAGCTCGAAACATAGGTAACGCCAATAATAAAGGAGCCACCTGCCAAGCCGATAAACAGAGCTGCGAGCAGGTACATCGGGTAAGTGGAGGCCACGGCGAGCAGGCAGGTGGCGATTGCCGTGAGCAGCATTTGTATGGAAAACACCAAACGGCCGCCATAACGCTCGGTCCATACACCGAGGATCAACCGGGTCAGCGAGCCGGTGAGAATGGGTGTGGCGATGAGAATGCCTAGCTGGGATTCGCTGAGTTGCAACTCTTCCTGGATGGCAATACCGATGATCGAGAAGATTGTCCACACCGCAAAACAGACGGTGAAGGCGATCGTACTCAGCGCGAGCGCGCGATTCTGATCAGACTTTGAGACGGCAGACGGGGCATCCATGGTAAGTTTTCCCTGCGTTAACCAGCCAGTTCAATAGGCTTACACGATATTGCTGTCTAAGACTGTTATGCGATAAAGATAAAGAGTGAAATCAATACGCAAATGATCGCGACCACAATCCATATCACGGGCCACTCGCGTCCTTCCTTACCTGTGGATGAGATGGTCTCCATGGGGTCTCGTCCCTGCTGGTCTGGCCCGTAGGTCTCGTCGGTTTTTGCTCTCAGGTCCGGATTGAGATCGGAATCTTTCGGTGGTTTGCGATCACTCATGTTCTGTACTCACATTGGTAACAGCGTCCGCTGCAGAATCAATTTCCACACCTTCGATATCGGCCCTTTGGGCCAATCCGGCAATGTAGTGGGAGGCGGAATTCACCCAGGCACGGGCTTCCAGCATGTCGAGAATCTTTTCCCGCGCCATATCGAAAGGTAAGGTCCGCCCATCTATCTTTCGATGGAGGCGAATCAGGTGCCAGCCGAAGCGGCTGCGCACGGGTTTACGGTTTAGGGTTCCCTCTGCCAGGGTCTCCAGCACATCGTGCAGTGCCGGCTCCAGTTCGCCACGGCGAATTTGTCCGAGCGAGCCGCCCTGGTGGGCGGTGGGGCAACCGGAATATTGTTCGGCAGCTTCGGAAAATGCCTGCGCATCATCACCTAGCTGCTCAATGAGGCTGCGTGCTGACTGTTCGGCCTCCTGCCAGGCTGATTCGCTTTGCTCATTCGGTTCAATCAGGATATGCGCCGCTTCAAACAGGTCAGGGGTGCGGAAGCGATGGGTTTGCGTATCGTAATAGCGGCGACACTCTTCTTCGCGTACTTTTTCCGGTGTTAGTACCTGCTCCAGCAGTGTGCGCACCCGGGTGTCATCATCGGTTTGCGCGGCGATATTACGATCGTTGGCTTCTTGTAACAGCAGTGTTTTGATTACCAGTGCGCGAGCGGCCGCTTGCCAAGCGTCTTCGGCGCTCTCGGCGCGGTGATGCTGCATTTCCCGCGAGATGACATCCTCGCCGATCGACACTCCATTCACCGTAACCTCGCCGAATGAAAATGTGGGCAACGGCTCACTGGCACCGGTGGCGCAACCGCAACCACCAGTCTCACAGGCTGATGGCATTTGTGGTTCTGGATGTGCATCGGTGACATCCACTGCCGGGATCTCTACCGCCGGGATTTCCACATACTGTACGGCGCTGTCTTTGTTATCACTGCTCATAGAATGCTACTTGCTTAGGATTCTCTGGAGGGGACGGAGGATGGTGCCGAGCTTGGCGGCGGGGTGTTGGTCCTGCGCGCGAGCCGCCGCGAGCGCACGATCTGGTAGCCCGGGCGCAACACGTAGGCGAAAGGTGCGCTGAACACATGCACCAGGCGCGTGAACGGCGTGATAGCCAGCAGGGTCAACCCGAGAATGATGTGCAGCTTGTACACCAGGTGCGCATCGATAATCAGGTTTGCCGCATCGGGATTGAAGGTAATGACACCCTGTGCCCAGCCCATAAACAGCACCATGGCGCTGCCGTCCATATGGTCAATGGTCCAGAAAATGGTGGCGATCCCCAGTAGTAACTGTAACCACAGGAACAGCAGTACCAGAATATCGCCCTTAGATGAACTTTTGCGAATGCGCGGATAGTACAAGCGGCGGTGCAGGAGCAGGGTGCAACCGATAAAGCCCAGGATACCGGCGATACCGCCCACGCTGAGTGCCATCCATTGTTTGAAGCTGTGGCTGATACCCAGCGCGTCGAACACACCGATCGGGGTGAGCAAGCCAACAAAATGACCGAACAGCAGCACGAGGATGCCAAGGTGGAAAAGGTTGGAGCCCCACATCATCTGCTTGCGACGCAGAAATTGGGACGACTGGGATCGCCAACCATACTGCCCCTTATCGAAGCGGATGATACTGCCGAGTATCATGATCGTCAGGGCGACGTAGGGGTACCAGCCGAATAACAGATAATTGATAAAGTCGTGCATGACTATGCCTCGTCTACCTTTTTCAGGTGTCGCTGGAAGACATGATTAATTTACCGGCCGCCTTCAGGCGTTCGACAATCTTGTTCACTGGTTTGTGCGGTTGGGAAGCCATAAACGTCACTTGCTCTTCCTCCCAAACCTCATCAATTGAAGTCTTCTCTGAAGCCTTGGCACGCTCTACCAGTTCGCGCACCGCTTCCGGGTCGGGTTTTTCCTGTGCAAGTGTGAGTAGCGCGTCGAAGATTCCGGCGTACTCTGAATCGCGCTCTTCGAGTCGCTCCTTCAGGGCCGCGAATACATGGGATGGCTGGGATAGCCAGTCGCGGGCCTCGTCGATCTTCAGGCAGGAGGTAAACTCGAGAAACATGGGGATAAAGTCTGGAAGTTCATCCCGTTCGATATAGAAGCCGCGTTCTACATATTCCTCACCCAGGTCGAGCATAGCCTGGCCACGATCACGGCTTTCACCGTGAATGTGCTCAAAGAAGTGAAGAGACAAGGCACGGGAGTTGTCGAATAACTCGGAGTAGTTCATCTGCAGTTCGAGTACCGAAAGCACCTCAAAGTTATGCATCAACCGTTGCAGCTTGGCCAGGATTTCTGGCTTCAAAAAACCCTCGGTTTCCAGTGCTTCGCGTACTTCGGCAAAGTGCGCCTTGAGCGATTCGCTTGGGTAGTCCAGCAGTAGCGCCAGAGCGCGTAGTGTGCGTGTCATCAGGGAGAATCCGTAAAAGGTTTGCGCGGCATTTTCTTGGGGCCACCAAATACATCTTTGTTTTTGGTGCGCCCGTTGTGTGGCTCGGTAAAGCCGAAACCGATATTGCCGCGAAGGTGATAGGTGTTTTCGTTTTTCTCCCGATGATTGGTCGGGATTACATAACGGTCTTCATAGGCGGCCAGCGCCATATACCGATACATCTCCTCGATGGTTTGTACATCGAGGCCCACGCTCTCGGGGATTGAGCTGTCGGTAACGCCGTCGACGCTCTTGGCTCGCATATAGGCTCGCATGGCGAGCATGCGTTCGAGCGCAGTGGCAACTGGCACCTCGTCGCCGGCGGTGAGCATGTTGGCGAGATAACGCATGGGAATCCGCAGGGACTTCACATCCGGCATGCCATTGTTGGTGGAGATCTTGCCGGCCTCTGCTGCGGACTGGATGGGGGAGAGCGGTGGGATATACCAGACCATGGGTAGGGTGCGGTATTCCGGATGTAGCGGGAAGGCGACATCCCACTCCATGGCCATTTTGTAGACCGGTGATTTTTTTGCCGCCTCCAGCCACGCTTCCGGCACTTCGTCTCTGCGCGCCTGGGCGCGCACTTCTGGATCGTTGGGGTCGAGGAAGATCGAACGTTGAGCCTCATACAGGTCTTTCTCATTTTCGACCGCCGCGGCTTCCTCGATACGGTCGGCGTCATACAGCATGACGCCCAGGTAACGGATGCGCCCCACACAGGTTTCGGAGCAGACGGTGGGCATACCGGCTTCGATACGCGGGTAGCAGAAGATGCACTTCTCCGATTTACCGGAGGACCAGTTGTAATAAATCTTCTTGTAGGGACAGCCGGAAACGCACATACGCCAACCGCGACATTTGTCTTGGTCGATCAGCACAATGCCGTCTTCTTCCCTTTTGTAGATGGCACCGGAAGGGCAGGAGGCCACACAGGATGGGTTGAGGCAGTGTTCGCACAGACGTGGCAGGTACATGAGAAAGGTCTGTTCGAACTGACCGTAGATTTCTTTCTCGATACCGGAGAAGTTGTAATCCACTGAGCGCTTGCTGAATTCGCCGCTCAGGTCGTCTTCCCAGTTGCCGCTCCACTCGATCTTGGTGAGTGCCTGGCCGGTAACCATGGAACGCGGTTTGGCCGAGGGCTGGGCTTGCAGTTCCGGTGCCTTCTGCAGCCATTCGTACTCGAAGGTATAGGGCTCGTAGAAATCATCAATTTCCGGTAGGTCCGGGTTGGCGAAGATGTTCGCAAGGATGCGCCATTTGGAGCCAGCCTTGGGCTGGAGCTTGCCGTTCTTCTTGCGGATCCAGCCGCCTTTCCAGCGCTCCTGGTTTTCCCAGTCCTTGGGGTAGCCAATGCCGGGTTTGGATTCAACGTTGTTGAACCAGGCGTACTCAACGCCCTCGCGGCTGGTCCATACATTTTTACAGGTAATGGAACAGGTGTGACACCCAATGCATTTGTCGAGGTTCAACACCATCCCGATCTGCGCGCGGACTTTCATCACAATTCCCTGTGCTGCTTCGGCGTTAATCCGAAAAATTTACTGCCTGTATGCACCAGCGTTTTATTGGTGCGAATACTGCGATTTTCTGACGGTGATTTGTCAGGTGTGTACTTCCTTGTCGAACCAGTTGACTTCGTTCATCTTGCGAACGACGACGAACTGATCGCGGTTGGCACCGACGGTACCGTAGTAATTGAACCCATAGGCGAGCTGGCTGTAGCCGCCGATCATATGGGTAGGTTTCACGTTGATACGTGTCACCGAGTTGTGGATACCACCGCGCTGGTTAGTGATTTCCGAGCCCACAGTATTCACGATCTTTTCCTGTGCGTGGTACATGATGGCGGTGCCCGCCATTATTCGCTGCGAGACCACTGCACGCGCAGTGAGGGCGCCGTTGATATTGAAGGCTTCGATCCAGTCGTTGTCTTCAATACCCGCCTGCTTCGCATCCACTTCACTAATCCATACCACCGGCCCACCGCGATTCAGGCTCAGCAGGATCAGGTTTTCCGTGTAGGTGGAATGGATGCCCCACTTCTGGTGCGGGGTGAGAATGTTCAGCTGGATCTCCGGGTTGCCATTGGGGATCTTGCCGAGTACCTGTTTCACTGAGCGGGTATCGATGGGCGGGCGCCAGGTTACGAAGCCCTCGCCGAACGCGCGCATCCACAGGTGATCCTGATACAGGTGCTGGCGGCCGGTGATGGTGCGCCACGGGATCAACTCGTGCACATTAGTCCAGTTCGAGGTGTAGGACACGTGCTCGCTCTCGATGCCGGACCATGTGGGTGAGGAGATAATTTTGCGCGGCTGCGATACCACGTCGCGGAAGCGAATCTTCTCCTCTTCCTTACCTTCCGCTAGGTGGCCGTGGTCGCGGCCGGTGGCTTTACCCAGTGCTTCCCAGGCTTTTACTGCGACCTCACCGTTGGTTTCCGGCGCGAGCATCAGGATGGCTTCACAGGCCTGAATATCGGTTTCGATTTTGGGACGCCCGGCACAGTCACCGTCTTGATGGGTACCGTTCAGGCTGGCGAGGTTTTTGACTTCGGTTTCGGTGTTCCAGTTAAGTCCCTTGCCGCCATTACCTTTTTCCTCAAGCGCCGGGCCGAGGGAAATAAAACGCTGGTAGGTTGCCGGGTAATCCCGCTCCACCACTGCGACCGAGGCCATGGTCTTTCCGGGCACAGGCTCGCACTCACCGCGCTTCCAGTCTTTCGGTTCGTAGGGCTGGGCGATTTCGCCGGGAGCATCGTGCTGAATCGGTGTCAGCACCAAATCCTTTTCTACACCGAGAACTTCCGGGCACACTTCGGAGAATTTTTTCGCGATGGTTTTGAAAATTTCCCAGTCGCTGCGGCATTCCCAGACCGGATCGACTGCCGCGGTTAATGGGTGGATGAAGGGGTGCATGTCCGAGGTATTCAGGTCATGCTTTTCATACCAGGTGGCGGTGGGCAAGACGATGTCGCAGTAGAGGCTGGTGGTGGACATGCGGAAGTCGATGTTGACCATCAAATCCAGTTTGCCCTGGGGCGCCTCATCGTGCCAGACGACTTCAGACGGGCGCTTGATCGGGTTGCTGTCTTCCGTGCCCACCACGCCGTGCTGTGAACCGACAAAGTGCTTGAGGAAATACTCATGGCCCTTGCCGCTGGCACCCAGCACATTCGAGCGCCAGAAGAACATGTTGCGCGGCCAGTTATCCGGGTTATCCGGGTCTTCACAGGCAAACTTCAGCGCACCGGACTTCAGCATTTCCGGCACAGCACTGTCCGGGTTTGTATCGGACTCGAAGATCGTTTTCGCAACCTGCAGTGGGTTCTGCTGCAATTGTGGTGCAGATGGCAGCCAACCCATGCGCTCCGCGCGCACGTTGTAGTCGATCATCGCGTGATCCCAGTCGCCCTCCGGGGCGGTGGGGGAGAGGATGTCCGACACGGTCATGGAGTCGTAGCGCCACTGATCGGTGTGGGCATAGAAGAACGAGGTTCCATTCATATGCCGCGGCGGGCGGGTCCAGTCGAGTCCGAAGGCGACGGGCAGCCAGCCGGTCTGCGGGCGTAGCTTTTCCTGCCCCACGTAGTGCGCCCAACCACCACCAGACTTACCGCAGCAACCGCACATCACCAGTAGCGCAATAATGCCGCGGTAATTCATGTCCATGTGGTACCAGTGGTTCAGCCCTGCACCGACGATC includes these proteins:
- a CDS encoding peptidylprolyl isomerase encodes the protein MSSDNKDSAVQYVEIPAVEIPAVDVTDAHPEPQMPSACETGGCGCATGASEPLPTFSFGEVTVNGVSIGEDVISREMQHHRAESAEDAWQAAARALVIKTLLLQEANDRNIAAQTDDDTRVRTLLEQVLTPEKVREEECRRYYDTQTHRFRTPDLFEAAHILIEPNEQSESAWQEAEQSARSLIEQLGDDAQAFSEAAEQYSGCPTAHQGGSLGQIRRGELEPALHDVLETLAEGTLNRKPVRSRFGWHLIRLHRKIDGRTLPFDMAREKILDMLEARAWVNSASHYIAGLAQRADIEGVEIDSAADAVTNVSTEHE
- a CDS encoding nitrate reductase subunit alpha, with protein sequence MSQFLDRLTFFRKKTEKFSAGHGITTEDPRDWEDAYRKRWAADKIVRSTHGVNCTGSCSWKIYVKGGIVTWETQQTDYPRTRPDLPNHEPRGCPRGASYSWYLYSGTRVRYPLVRGRLVEAWRAARVSKSPVEAWRSIVEDAPTRESWVSRRGRGGFVRIGWDEVAEIVAAANAYTVHKHGPDRVVGFSPIPAMSMVSYAAGGRYLSLIGGTLLSFYDWYCDLPPSSPQTWGEQTDVPESADWYNSNYLLVWGSNIPQTRSPDAHFYSEVRYKGTKSVVVSPDYSEACKFADLWLHPKQGTDAALALALGHVVLTEFYVKRQVPYFIDYARRYSDLPFLVKLVERDGKLVPDRLLRAADFTDALGESNNPDWKPVAYDENSGDIVCPAGSVGFRWGEQGKWNLEERDGQGRDTKLRLSLEDIAESREAVSFPYFGSDAPETFVATNHDDVLERNVPVATLELKDGSCRVASTFDLFMANYGVDRGYGGDNVATSFDDDVPFTPAWAETVCGVKRDAIIQVAREFAGNAEQTEGRSMVIVGAGLNHWYHMDMNYRGIIALLVMCGCCGKSGGGWAHYVGQEKLRPQTGWLPVAFGLDWTRPPRHMNGTSFFYAHTDQWRYDSMTVSDILSPTAPEGDWDHAMIDYNVRAERMGWLPSAPQLQQNPLQVAKTIFESDTNPDSAVPEMLKSGALKFACEDPDNPDNWPRNMFFWRSNVLGASGKGHEYFLKHFVGSQHGVVGTEDSNPIKRPSEVVWHDEAPQGKLDLMVNIDFRMSTTSLYCDIVLPTATWYEKHDLNTSDMHPFIHPLTAAVDPVWECRSDWEIFKTIAKKFSEVCPEVLGVEKDLVLTPIQHDAPGEIAQPYEPKDWKRGECEPVPGKTMASVAVVERDYPATYQRFISLGPALEEKGNGGKGLNWNTETEVKNLASLNGTHQDGDCAGRPKIETDIQACEAILMLAPETNGEVAVKAWEALGKATGRDHGHLAEGKEEEKIRFRDVVSQPRKIISSPTWSGIESEHVSYTSNWTNVHELIPWRTITGRQHLYQDHLWMRAFGEGFVTWRPPIDTRSVKQVLGKIPNGNPEIQLNILTPHQKWGIHSTYTENLILLSLNRGGPVVWISEVDAKQAGIEDNDWIEAFNINGALTARAVVSQRIMAGTAIMYHAQEKIVNTVGSEITNQRGGIHNSVTRINVKPTHMIGGYSQLAYGFNYYGTVGANRDQFVVVRKMNEVNWFDKEVHT
- the narI gene encoding respiratory nitrate reductase subunit gamma; this translates as MHDFINYLLFGWYPYVALTIMILGSIIRFDKGQYGWRSQSSQFLRRKQMMWGSNLFHLGILVLLFGHFVGLLTPIGVFDALGISHSFKQWMALSVGGIAGILGFIGCTLLLHRRLYYPRIRKSSSKGDILVLLFLWLQLLLGIATIFWTIDHMDGSAMVLFMGWAQGVITFNPDAANLIIDAHLVYKLHIILGLTLLAITPFTRLVHVFSAPFAYVLRPGYQIVRSRRLARRTNTPPPSSAPSSVPSRES
- the narH gene encoding nitrate reductase subunit beta; translated protein: MKVRAQIGMVLNLDKCIGCHTCSITCKNVWTSREGVEYAWFNNVESKPGIGYPKDWENQERWKGGWIRKKNGKLQPKAGSKWRILANIFANPDLPEIDDFYEPYTFEYEWLQKAPELQAQPSAKPRSMVTGQALTKIEWSGNWEDDLSGEFSKRSVDYNFSGIEKEIYGQFEQTFLMYLPRLCEHCLNPSCVASCPSGAIYKREEDGIVLIDQDKCRGWRMCVSGCPYKKIYYNWSSGKSEKCIFCYPRIEAGMPTVCSETCVGRIRYLGVMLYDADRIEEAAAVENEKDLYEAQRSIFLDPNDPEVRAQARRDEVPEAWLEAAKKSPVYKMAMEWDVAFPLHPEYRTLPMVWYIPPLSPIQSAAEAGKISTNNGMPDVKSLRIPMRYLANMLTAGDEVPVATALERMLAMRAYMRAKSVDGVTDSSIPESVGLDVQTIEEMYRYMALAAYEDRYVIPTNHREKNENTYHLRGNIGFGFTEPHNGRTKNKDVFGGPKKMPRKPFTDSP
- a CDS encoding nitrate/nitrite transporter, encoding MDAPSAVSKSDQNRALALSTIAFTVCFAVWTIFSIIGIAIQEELQLSESQLGILIATPILTGSLTRLILGVWTERYGGRLVFSIQMLLTAIATCLLAVASTYPMYLLAALFIGLAGGSFIIGVTYVSSWFEAERQGTALGIFGAGNVGAAVTKFLAPFILVAFGWHAVAYVWAGALALMAVIFYLFAKDEPQLVARRAAGTKPISLTEQFEPLEDIRVWRFSLYYFFVFGGFVALALWMPHYLIDVYKVDLKTAGMCAAAFSLSASLFRAYGGHLSDRYGARSVMYWTFGFSLFLLFMLSYPPTQYIIQTKNGPLTFSTEMGLWPFVVTLFILGFFMSLGKAAVFKHIPVYYPHHVGSVGGLVGMIGGLGGFILPIIFGMALDLTGIYTSCFAILFAIVVFSLIWMHLAIQAEDHHSAHETEFRTETDSERVSTAVTEQKAQELLNKGESTMKETVLKEWHPDDEEFWETKGRAIARRNLWISIPALLLAFAVWMVWSVVVAKLPAIGFNFTSSQLFWLAALPGLSGATLRIFYSFMVPIFGGRLWTTLSTASLLLPAIGMGYAVQNPDTPFLIFLILALLCGFGGGNFASSMANIAFFFPDKEKGNALALNAGLGNLGVSLMQFLVPIVITISVFGVLGGEPQSTSEGTKVWMQNAGFIWVPMIILSTIAAWVGMNDIADARSSFSDQAIIFKRKHNWLMCILYTGTFGSFIGYSAGFPLLAKLEFPDVNTLHLVFLGPFVGALSRAGSGWLADKYGGARVTFWTFALMIVATLGVIYFLNNNEMSGAFWGFFGCFIALFFLTGIGNASTFQMIPVIMGKEIPRLMPQLKGEDLNKQVDRESAAIIAFTSAIAAYGAFFIPKAYGTSINMTGGPMAALWAFLIFYVICLFLTWHFYSSRRGMLYEIEHNKNKG
- the narJ gene encoding nitrate reductase molybdenum cofactor assembly chaperone, translating into MTRTLRALALLLDYPSESLKAHFAEVREALETEGFLKPEILAKLQRLMHNFEVLSVLELQMNYSELFDNSRALSLHFFEHIHGESRDRGQAMLDLGEEYVERGFYIERDELPDFIPMFLEFTSCLKIDEARDWLSQPSHVFAALKERLEERDSEYAGIFDALLTLAQEKPDPEAVRELVERAKASEKTSIDEVWEEEQVTFMASQPHKPVNKIVERLKAAGKLIMSSSDT